A single region of the Triticum dicoccoides isolate Atlit2015 ecotype Zavitan chromosome 2B, WEW_v2.0, whole genome shotgun sequence genome encodes:
- the LOC119362938 gene encoding alcohol dehydrogenase-like 2, with the protein MPAGKTMEQNTATEPIRCKAAVCKVAGQPLEMEEVEVAPPRAHEVRIRILCTSLCHTDVTFWRMKGFPPRHPSILGHEAAGVVESVGDHVHEVAVGDTVVPVFLAQCGDCPDCLSDRSNICSGLPARPGMPRDGTTRFSFAATGEPIHNFIGVSSFTEYTVVDVAHVVRLEPGVPPEKACLLSCGVSTGIGAAWKVAAVERGSSVAVFGLGAVGLAVAQGCRMRGAKRIIGVDMNPEKRDIGKRLGITDFINPDDIGERTVSEVVKEMTGGGADYCFECIGSTSVMAEAFQSSRMGWGKTVVLGVSNGVAPISIPSQDILRGRSVVGSLFGGLKPKADIPILAQKYLDKELELDEFVTHEMGFHDINAAFELLTQGKCLRCIIWMDGAKENGSVGVENGRACKAKA; encoded by the exons ATGCCTGCCGGGAAGACGATGGAGCAGAACACGGCGACGGAACCCATCAGGTGCAAAG CGGCGGTTTGCAAGGTGGCCGGACAGCCGCTGGagatggaggaggtggaggtggcgccGCCGCGGGCGCACGAGGTCCGCATCAGGATCCTCTGCACCTCGCTCTGCCACACGGACGTCACCTTCTGGCGCATGAAG GGTTTCCCGCCCCGGCATCCGTCAATCCTGGGGCACGAAGCAGCCGG TGTGGTGGAGAGCGTGGGGGATCACGTGCACGAGGTGGCCGTCGGGGACACGGTGGTGCCGGTGTTCTTGGCGCAGTGCGGCGACTGTCCGGACTGCCTCTCCGACCGCAGCAACATCTGCTCCGGGCTCCCCGCCCGGCCGGGCATGCCGCGCGACGGCACGACCCGCTTCTCGTTCGCCGCCACCGGCGAgcccatccacaacttcatcggcgTGTCGAGCTTCACCGAGTACACGGTCGTCGACGTCGCGCACGTCGTCAGGCTTGAGCCTGGCGTCCCGCCGGAGAAGGCCTGCCTGCTCAGCTGCGGCGTGTCCACCG GAATCGGCGCGGCGTGGaaggtggcggcggtggagcgcgGGTCCAGCGTCGCGGTGTTCGGGCTAGGCGCCGTCGGGTTGGCG GTAGCACAAGGGTGCAGGATGCGTGGGGCTAAGCGGATCATTGGGGTGGATATGAACCCGGAAAAGCGCGACATCG GCAAGAGGCTGGGAATCACCGACTTCATCAATCCGGACGATATCGGGGAGAGGACCGTGAGCGAG GTCGTCAAGGAGATGACCGGCGGTGGCGCCGACTACTGCTTCGAGTGCATCGGCTCGACGTCGGTCATGGCGGAAGCGTTCCAAAGCTCCCGAATG GGCTGGGGGAAGACGGTCGTGCTCGGCGTCTCcaatggcgttgcgccgatcagcaTACCCTCGCAGGACATCCTCAGGGGGAGATCGGTCGTCGGCTCGCTCTTCGGCGGGCTCAAGCCCAAGGCCGACATCCCGATCCTGGCGCAGAAGTACCTGGACAAGGAGCTGGAGTTGGACGAGTTCGTGACGCACGAGATGGGGTTCCACGACATTAACGCGGCGTTCGAGCTGCTCACCCAGGGGAAGTGCCTCAGGTGCATCATCTGGATGGACGGGGCCAAGGAGAACGGCAGTGTCGGCGTGGAGAATGGGCGCGCGTGCAAGGCCAAGGCATGA
- the LOC119362940 gene encoding cytochrome c oxidase subunit 6b-1-like translates to MAAAGKVPTLAEEYSLPPKEVSVEKSATSTVAEVVPQKDTETSPADETAVAVEEKSETPEVKEPEAEETVPAAEESDEAPEETEEKPEIVIETAPADFRFPTTNQTRHCFTRYVEYHRCVAAKGDDAPECEKFAKYYRSLCPSEWVERWNEQRENGTFPGPL, encoded by the exons atggcggcggcaggcaaggtCCCGACGCTGGCCGAG GAATATTCACTCCCACCCAAGGAAGTCTCTGTCGAAAAATCTGCTACGAGCACTGTGGCCGAAGTTGTTCCTCAGAAGGATACTGAAACCTCACCAGCTGATGAGACCGCTGTTGCTGTTGAGGAAAAAAGTGAAACTCCTGAGGTGAAAGAGCCAGAGGCGGAAGAAACCGTTCCTGCTGCAGAGGAAAGCGATGAGGCTCCTGAGGAAACTGAAGAGAAACCAGAAATTGTG ATTGAGACAGCTCCAGCAGATTTTCGTTTCCCCACAACAAATCAAACAAGACATTGCTTCACGCGCTATGTTGAATACCATAG GTGCGTAGCTGCAAAAGGAGATGATGCTCCTGAGTGTGAAAAGTTTGCAAAGTACTACCGATCACTATGCCCAAGTGAATGG GTTGAGCGTTGGAACGAGCAACGGGAGAATGGCACATTCCCTGGACCCCTGTAA
- the LOC119367502 gene encoding uncharacterized protein LOC119367502 — translation MVLEDESSDDHSSPPYMHSSSTDGLNEVPFTIEDPDYKGLELDVMCPCEKHGMASERLVAFEGTDTGRRFLACAQSEGSNCGFVEWVDHQWPPTMQNALLKLWAMVEDAKSARVNDNLENSFTIHHLTEEKNKLEANYDKLVQDVHELMNFQEDKVVDFRHLQSAIIYQQEVRKELTDDMKAKMAKKDAETQQLTQKYEVLLNLTRAQATVIQNLKLNKMKEKQVLTEASMNLELKNAELTKCQEKLTQEKLELELQVADLLKGNKKHIEEKWQLEFQNEKLKEKFRGIQAILEK, via the exons atggttTTGGAGGACGAAAGCAGCGACGACCATTCTAGCCCCCCGTACATGCATTCTTCCTCCACAGACGGTCTGAACGAG GTTCCTTTCACCATTGAAGATCCAGATTACAAGGGGCTTGAGCTGGATGTGATGTGTCCATGTGAGAAGCACGGCATGGCATCTGAGAGGCTTGTTGCCtttgaaggaacagacacaggcagGAGGTTTTTAGCATGTGCACAGTCG GAAGGTAGCAATTGTGGCTTTGTTGAATGGGTTGATCACCAGTGGCCCCCAACAATGCAGAATGCATTGTTGAAGCTATGGGCAATGGTTGAAGATGCCAAAAGTGCTAGGGTGAATGACAATCTTGAGAATTCTTTCACTATCCACCATCTGacagaagagaagaacaagctgGAGGCCAACTATGACAAGCTAGTCCAAGATGTGCATGAGCTGATGAACTTCCAGGAAGATAAGGTGGTGGATTTCAGGCATCTGCAGTCTGCCATTATATATCAGCAGGAGGTAAGAAAAGAACTGACTGATGATATGAAGGCAAAGATGGCAAAGAAAGATGCAGAGACCCAGCAACTTACTCAGAAGTATGAGGTGCTGCTCAACCTGACAAGAGCTCAAGCAACAGTCATTCAGAACTTGAAGTTGAACAAAATGAAAGAGAAGCAAGTGCTTACTGAAGCTAGTATGAATTTGGAGCTGAAGAATGCAGAGCTAACTAAGTGTCAGGAGAAGCTCACCCAAGAGAAGCTAGAGTTGGAGCTTCAGGTTGCTGATCTGCTTAAGGGAAATAAAAAGCATATTGAAGAGAAGTGGCAGTTAGAGTTTCAGAATGAAAAGTTGAAGGAGAAGTTCAGGGGGATTCAAGCCATCTTGGAGAAGTGA